A window from Culex pipiens pallens isolate TS chromosome 3, TS_CPP_V2, whole genome shotgun sequence encodes these proteins:
- the LOC120419747 gene encoding CUE domain-containing protein 1 isoform X1 translates to MASTMQLEFAQAMTDFKNMFPEMDRDVIEAVLRANQGAVDATIDQLLAMSTDNQVRFNEKIRTESDVDMGRTPAPGGGALLDLTSSTPALLSTSPKSSALGASPKIKKSPGSSSSVTNSPRNAPVMIGVVPNAQDKGQSSRRWNPPLLGPLPPTFLRLGGCGESSRNTEFDLGDEQFAMMLQNEEFMAELRWNQEFLSALENDHQGKVSDDAAFKERLRHMGKISRKKFTQLARVFTWQRGSTKKASAVRHPDSLLLQEEHSDDEEPKKAGQSAKK, encoded by the exons ATGGCCTCGACGATGCAGCTGGAGTTTGCCCAGGCGATGACCGATTTCAAAAACATGTTCCCCGAGATGGACCGGGACGTGATAGAGGCGGTGCTGCGGGCCAACCAGGGTGCCGTGGACGCCACCATCGACCAGCTGTTGGCCATGAGCACCGATAATCAGGTGAGATTT AACGAAAAGATCCGCACGGAGTCGGATGTGGACATGGGAAGAACGCCGGCTCCGGGAGGAGGTGCCCTGCTGGACCTGACGAGCTCGACACCTGCGCTGCTGAGTACGTCACCCAAGTCCAGTGCGCTGGGGGCGTCTCCGAAGATAAAGAAATCTCCGGGAAGTTCGTCCAGCGTGACCAACAGTCCGCGAAACGCGCCCGTCATGATCGGCGTGGTGCCCAACGCGCAGGACAAGGGCCAGTCGAGCCGCAGATGGAACCCACCGCTGCTGGGACCACTTCCGCCGACGTTTCTCCGGCTGGGCGGATGTGGCGAGTCGTCGCGCAACACCGAGTTCGATCTGGGTGACGAGCAGTTTGCGATGATGCTGCAGAACGAGGAGTTTATGGCGGAACTCAGATGGAACCAGGAGTTCCTGTCGGCGCTGGAGAATGACCACCAGGGAAAGGTTTCGGACGATGCGGCCTTCAAGGAGCGACTGCGCCACATGGGCAAGATCTCGCGGAAGAAGTTCACCCAGCTGGCCCGGGTCTTCACCTGGCAGCGTGGCAGCACCAAGAAGGCCAGCGCCGTCAGACATCCGGACTCGTTGCTGCTGCAGGAGGAACACAGCGACGACGAGGAGCCGAAAAAGGCCGGACAGTCCGCCAAAAAGTAG
- the LOC120419747 gene encoding CUE domain-containing protein 1 isoform X2 — protein sequence MASTMQLEFAQAMTDFKNMFPEMDRDVIEAVLRANQGAVDATIDQLLAMSTDNQNEKIRTESDVDMGRTPAPGGGALLDLTSSTPALLSTSPKSSALGASPKIKKSPGSSSSVTNSPRNAPVMIGVVPNAQDKGQSSRRWNPPLLGPLPPTFLRLGGCGESSRNTEFDLGDEQFAMMLQNEEFMAELRWNQEFLSALENDHQGKVSDDAAFKERLRHMGKISRKKFTQLARVFTWQRGSTKKASAVRHPDSLLLQEEHSDDEEPKKAGQSAKK from the exons ATGGCCTCGACGATGCAGCTGGAGTTTGCCCAGGCGATGACCGATTTCAAAAACATGTTCCCCGAGATGGACCGGGACGTGATAGAGGCGGTGCTGCGGGCCAACCAGGGTGCCGTGGACGCCACCATCGACCAGCTGTTGGCCATGAGCACCGATAATCAG AACGAAAAGATCCGCACGGAGTCGGATGTGGACATGGGAAGAACGCCGGCTCCGGGAGGAGGTGCCCTGCTGGACCTGACGAGCTCGACACCTGCGCTGCTGAGTACGTCACCCAAGTCCAGTGCGCTGGGGGCGTCTCCGAAGATAAAGAAATCTCCGGGAAGTTCGTCCAGCGTGACCAACAGTCCGCGAAACGCGCCCGTCATGATCGGCGTGGTGCCCAACGCGCAGGACAAGGGCCAGTCGAGCCGCAGATGGAACCCACCGCTGCTGGGACCACTTCCGCCGACGTTTCTCCGGCTGGGCGGATGTGGCGAGTCGTCGCGCAACACCGAGTTCGATCTGGGTGACGAGCAGTTTGCGATGATGCTGCAGAACGAGGAGTTTATGGCGGAACTCAGATGGAACCAGGAGTTCCTGTCGGCGCTGGAGAATGACCACCAGGGAAAGGTTTCGGACGATGCGGCCTTCAAGGAGCGACTGCGCCACATGGGCAAGATCTCGCGGAAGAAGTTCACCCAGCTGGCCCGGGTCTTCACCTGGCAGCGTGGCAGCACCAAGAAGGCCAGCGCCGTCAGACATCCGGACTCGTTGCTGCTGCAGGAGGAACACAGCGACGACGAGGAGCCGAAAAAGGCCGGACAGTCCGCCAAAAAGTAG
- the LOC120419746 gene encoding ADP-ribose pyrophosphatase, mitochondrial translates to MVIAVGFCLRVARQFSTTSSKMPALNAMIPGIYKHSRCRNNVYPRCDIRRYPVPDESVFWSQPYPDYQPPVYESDVLAGKDWADLDVDDPNFKVRWNQLDGKVSRVSFIGEYEVRDGYPMNLFGRTGLRGRGLLGRWGPNHAADPVVTKWKRDAAGEPMVNETTGRRILQMCAIERHDCGEWAIPGGMVDSGETVSTTLKREFLEEAMASADGAATDQVEQFFTSGREIYKGYVDDPRNTDNAWMETVAVNFHDGDGSVVGCFDLHAGDDAAKVRWMDVDGGVKLYASHASIVRRVADWHDAHW, encoded by the exons ATGGTCATCGCAGTCGGATTTTGCCTCAGAGTGGCTCGGCAGTTCTCCACGACTTCCTCGAAAATGCCCGCGCTCAACGCGATGATTCCGGGCATTTACAAGCACTCACGCTGCCGGAACAACGTCTACCCGCGGTGCGACATCCGGCGCTATCCGGTTCCGGACGAGAGTGTCTTCTGGTCGCAACCCTATCCGGACTACCAGCCGCCGGTGTACGAGTCGGACGTCCTCGCTGGGAAGGACTGGGCCGATTTGGATGTTG ACGATCCGAATTTCAAGGTCCGCTGGAATCAGCTCGATGGGAAGGTTAGCCGGGTTAGCTTTATAGGGGAGTACGAGGTTCGCGACGGGTATCCGATGAATCTGTTTGGACGGACCGGGTTGCGTGGTCGGGGATTGTTGGGTCGTTGGGGACCGAACCATGCGGCCGATCCGGTGGTGACCAAGTGGAAGCGGGACGCGGCTGGAGAGCCGATGGTGAACGAAACTACCGGGAGAAGGATTCTGCAAATGTGCGCCATTGAACGGCACGATTGCGGCGAGTGGGCCATTCCGGGAGGGATGGTCGATTCGGGGGAAACG GTCAGCACCACCCTGAAGCGCGAGTTCCTCGAGGAAGCGATGGCCAGTGCGGACGGGGCCGCCACCGACCAGGTGGAGCAATTCTTCACCAGTGGGCGGGAGATCTACAAGGGCTACGTGGACGACCCGCGCAACACGGACAACGCCTGGATGGAGACGGTGGCGGTCAACTTCCACGATGGGGACGGCAGCGTCGTGGGTTGCTTTGATCTGCACGCTGGCGATGACGCCGCCAAGGTCCGCTGGATGGACGTGGACGGTGGGGTGAAGCTGTACGCCAGCCACGCGAGTATCGTGAGGAGGGTTGCGGACTGGCACGATGCCCACTGGTAG
- the LOC120419766 gene encoding chitotriosidase-1-like produces the protein MQSLLFLISLVILHKILIVESQQCKQKPYNVVCYLASWSVYREGRGSFNVSYIIPTYCTHLVYTFAGLGLNGGLDSLDHYNDINVNKGYERIVGLKEENPCLKVMLAVGGWNEGSEKYSLMAETEESRMDFADHALKYLAHFGFDGLDLDWEYPTMRGGVPEDKENFILLLKTLKDKFQRRKKLLSVAIGGSPGIIQAAYDLTAMCEVLDFINLMAYDYGLKNIASVDAPLYPEPTTKSESADGAIAFIRQSGCPMSKINLGIPTRAKTYTLRTGVKGDLRTGIAVQGPGRAGPYTKNAGTLGYNELCEMVKEGKWDIKLLNNVKVKVGFHGDQWVTYDDGETTTAKAMYAKEKGLGGVMFWTIDTDDYHGDCHNEAYPMVRAANRVFGYIR, from the exons ATGCAATCCTTATTGTTTTTAATAAGTTTGGTCATATTGCACAAAATTCTCATTGTAGAAAGTCAACAATGCAAGCAAA AACCCTACAACGTGGTCTGCTACCTGGCCAGCTGGTCCGTGTACCGCGAGGGCCGGGGGTCGTTCAACGTTAGCTACATCATCCCCACGTACTGCACCCACCTGGTGTACACCTTTGCCGGACTTGGGCTGAACGGAGGGCTGGACTCGCTGGACCACTACAACGACATCAACGTCAACA AGGGATACGAGCGGATTGTCGGCTTAAAGGAGGAGAACCCCTGCCTGAAGGTTATGCTGGCCGTTGGAGGTTGGAATGAGGGTTCCGAAAAGTATTCGTTG atggcggaaacTGAAGAGTCGAGAATGGACTTTGCTGATCATGCTTTGAAATATCTGGCCCACTTCGGATTTGACGGATTGGATTTGGACTGGGAATATCCAACAATGCGAGGAGGCGTCCCTGAAGATAAAGAAAATTTCATACTCttgttgaaaactttaaaagacAAGTTTCAACGCCGCAAAAAGCTACTCTCAGTAGCCATCGGAGGCTCACCCGGAATCATCCAAGCAGCCTACGATTTGACCGCCATGTGTGAGGTACTAGATTTCATAAACCTCATGGCGTACGATTATGGACTGAAGAACATAGCAAGCGTTGACGCACCGCTCTATCCGGAACCGACGACCAAATCGGAATCGGCTGACGGGGCCATAGCGTTCATTCGCCAATCTGGATGTCCAATGAGCAAGATTAACCTGGGAATTCCAACAAGGGCCAAAACCTACACGCTACGAACGGGTGTCAAGGGTGACCTGCGAACTGGAATTGCCGTTCAGGGACCGGGTCGTGCTGGGCCGTATACGAAGAACGCCGGAACGCTGGGCTACAACGAACTCTGTGAAATGGTCAAGGAGGGCAAGTGGGACATCAAGCTGTTGAACAATGTCAAGGTTAAGGTTGGTTTCCATGGGGATCAGTGGGTTACATACGACGATGGGGAAACGACCACGGCCAAGGCCATGTATGCAAAGGAGAAGGGACTTGGAGGGGTGATGTTCTGGACGATCGATACGGACGATTATCACGGGGATTGCCATAACGAGGCGTACCCGATGGTCAGAGCGGCCAACAGGGTGTTTGGTTACATTAGATAA